The following coding sequences are from one Arthrobacter sp. 24S4-2 window:
- a CDS encoding MarR family winged helix-turn-helix transcriptional regulator: protein MISAHQNRPAGWSTHRLLSTAARLDERRINRQLAGLRLTKSSFDALDCVEELGPATQNCLADELGITAQSLGKILDRLKELGLLTKERGAGDGRSRSIRLTQRGRSVLRTAEELVRGLPRPEREAEQSLRHHLEQHIGHLTEPRHATGQHLAGRDRPA from the coding sequence ATGATTTCGGCCCATCAGAACAGACCGGCAGGCTGGTCAACCCACCGCTTGTTGTCGACGGCGGCACGGCTGGATGAACGCAGGATCAACCGGCAGCTGGCCGGCCTGCGCCTCACAAAGTCCTCTTTCGATGCCCTGGACTGCGTGGAGGAGCTGGGCCCGGCCACCCAGAACTGCCTTGCCGACGAGCTCGGAATCACGGCACAAAGCCTCGGCAAGATCCTGGACCGGCTGAAGGAGCTGGGCCTCCTGACCAAGGAGCGCGGTGCCGGCGACGGAAGAAGCCGGAGCATCCGGCTGACGCAGCGCGGACGGTCGGTCCTGCGCACGGCCGAGGAACTGGTGCGCGGACTCCCCCGCCCCGAACGGGAGGCAGAGCAGAGCCTGCGGCACCATCTGGAACAGCACATAGGCCATCTCACGGAACCCCGGCACGCGACCGGGCAACACCTAGCGGGTCGCGATCGGCCCGCGTAG
- a CDS encoding M20/M25/M40 family metallo-hydrolase — translation MALFQPAEETGDGARGMLADALLDRIPPPHVALAQHVLPGVAGHVATRSGPVLSSADSICITVHGRGGHGSMPQNTIDPVVLAAMIVVRLQAIISRETAPTEPAVLTVGSLHAGTKSNIIPDQAVMELNLRTYTDATRQRIIDSVRRTVQAECAASCSPKEPEFEIFDSFPLTVNDEAPTRRVAEAFSTYFGDRAGSLGLQTASPPTDPTDRNRSARNCSPGLVGPG, via the coding sequence GTGGCCCTGTTCCAGCCGGCCGAGGAAACGGGCGACGGAGCACGCGGCATGCTCGCCGACGCCCTCTTGGACCGCATCCCCCCGCCCCATGTCGCCCTCGCTCAGCACGTTCTGCCTGGCGTCGCGGGCCATGTCGCCACCCGCTCCGGCCCGGTGCTTTCCAGCGCCGACAGCATCTGCATTACAGTCCACGGCCGAGGCGGCCACGGCTCGATGCCACAGAACACCATTGATCCTGTTGTGCTGGCCGCCATGATCGTGGTGCGCCTTCAGGCAATCATTTCCCGCGAAACCGCGCCCACCGAACCTGCCGTCCTCACCGTGGGGAGCCTCCACGCCGGAACCAAAAGCAACATCATCCCCGACCAGGCAGTGATGGAACTGAACCTGCGCACCTACACCGACGCCACCAGGCAGCGGATTATCGACTCGGTCCGGCGCACCGTCCAGGCCGAGTGCGCCGCCAGCTGCTCCCCCAAAGAACCGGAATTCGAGATCTTCGACAGCTTCCCGCTCACCGTCAACGACGAGGCACCGACCAGGCGCGTCGCCGAGGCATTCAGCACTTATTTCGGCGATCGTGCCGGCAGCCTGGGGCTCCAGACCGCCAGCCCTCCAACCGACCCTACGGACCGGAACCGAAGCGCTCGTAACTGCAGCCCTGGCCTGGTTGGGCCCGGATAA